In a genomic window of Myxococcales bacterium:
- a CDS encoding CPBP family intramembrane metalloprotease yields the protein MTAAPGQPPSAPGLISPEDRRAGRDALLTWLVVAVLVASVVRIDVTLPLIGHLGSALVAVTLLYAPVVVAARRREDLLDYGFATAPVGKNVLYAGVALAIILPLFAAGYVAFYDTVCSTRDLRELAPPGTCRGWHGFAPHWPRQLGALAEFCAVQVVVVALPEELLFRGCLLGLLERRWPPRYRFLGGGVGWALVLSSLLFAVIHLPKAGDPRALATFFPGLLFGWIRSATGSIAGSVAVHASSNIWVRVLDLTFLR from the coding sequence GTGACCGCGGCGCCGGGCCAGCCGCCGTCGGCGCCCGGGTTGATCAGCCCCGAGGACCGGCGGGCCGGCCGCGACGCGCTGCTGACCTGGCTGGTGGTGGCGGTGCTGGTGGCGTCGGTGGTGCGGATCGACGTGACCCTGCCGCTGATCGGCCACCTCGGCAGCGCGCTGGTGGCGGTGACGCTGCTCTACGCGCCGGTGGTGGTGGCGGCCCGGCGGCGCGAGGACCTGCTCGACTACGGCTTCGCGACCGCGCCGGTCGGCAAGAACGTGCTCTACGCCGGCGTCGCGCTGGCGATCATCCTGCCGCTGTTCGCCGCCGGGTACGTCGCCTTCTACGACACGGTCTGCTCGACCCGCGACCTGCGCGAGCTGGCGCCCCCCGGCACGTGCCGCGGCTGGCACGGGTTCGCGCCGCACTGGCCGCGCCAGCTCGGCGCGCTCGCCGAGTTCTGCGCGGTGCAGGTCGTGGTCGTGGCGCTGCCCGAGGAGCTGCTCTTCCGCGGGTGCTTGCTGGGGCTGCTCGAGCGCCGGTGGCCGCCGCGCTACCGGTTCCTCGGGGGCGGCGTCGGCTGGGCCCTGGTGCTGTCGTCGCTCCTGTTCGCGGTCATCCACCTGCCCAAGGCCGGCGACCCGCGCGCGCTGGCGACGTTCTTCCCGGGCCTCCTGTTCGGGTGGATCCGGTCGGCGACCGGCTCGATCGCCGGCTCGGTCGCGGTCCACGCCTCGTCGAACATCTGGGTGCGCGTGCTCGACCTGACGTTCCTGCGCTGA
- a CDS encoding sigma 54-interacting transcriptional regulator codes for MTSAAAPPPETVEFGSDRALAVRGFLLEVVEGAKPRSVRSTGGQCAIGSHPCNGLVVDDPTVSRFHCELVGDARGVRVRDLGSKNGTILDGVRVHDAEPKDGSLLRLGRAVVRVALSAETQALKLSPRRTFGGLVGESPPLRAAFALLERAAATTATVLLDGETGTGKGAMAEAVHAESARRDRPFVVVDCAALSPTLLDSELFGPERGAFTGAERARIGAFEEADGGTLFLDEIGELPLELQPKLLRVLESREIRRLGQDTRRPVDLRLIAATNRDLRAEVNAGRFRADLYYRLAVVKITAPPLRARPEDLPTIVGAILASLGAGADEVAAITAPEMMARMAGSAWPGNVRELRNYLERSLPGRRR; via the coding sequence GTGACCAGCGCCGCCGCGCCCCCGCCCGAGACCGTCGAGTTTGGCAGCGATCGCGCCCTGGCGGTGCGCGGGTTCTTGCTCGAGGTGGTCGAGGGCGCCAAGCCGAGGTCGGTGCGCTCGACCGGGGGCCAGTGCGCGATCGGCTCGCACCCGTGCAACGGCCTGGTCGTCGACGACCCGACCGTCTCGCGCTTCCACTGCGAGCTGGTCGGCGACGCCCGCGGCGTGCGCGTGCGCGATCTCGGCAGCAAGAACGGCACGATCCTCGACGGGGTCCGCGTCCACGACGCCGAGCCCAAGGACGGCAGCCTGCTGCGCCTGGGCCGCGCGGTGGTGCGGGTGGCGCTGTCGGCGGAGACCCAGGCGCTCAAGCTGTCGCCGCGGCGCACCTTCGGCGGCCTCGTCGGCGAGTCGCCGCCGCTGCGCGCCGCGTTCGCGCTGCTCGAGCGCGCGGCCGCGACCACCGCGACGGTCTTGCTCGACGGCGAGACCGGCACCGGCAAGGGCGCGATGGCCGAGGCCGTCCACGCCGAGAGCGCGCGCCGCGACCGGCCGTTCGTCGTCGTCGACTGCGCGGCGCTGTCGCCGACCTTGCTCGACAGCGAGCTGTTCGGGCCCGAGCGCGGCGCGTTCACCGGCGCCGAGCGGGCGCGGATCGGCGCGTTCGAGGAGGCCGACGGCGGCACGCTGTTCCTCGACGAGATCGGCGAGCTGCCGCTCGAGCTCCAGCCCAAGCTGCTGCGCGTGCTCGAGAGCCGCGAGATCCGCCGGCTGGGCCAGGACACCCGCCGCCCGGTCGATCTCCGGCTGATCGCCGCGACCAACCGCGACCTGCGGGCCGAGGTCAACGCCGGCCGCTTCCGCGCCGACCTGTACTACCGCCTCGCGGTCGTGAAGATCACCGCGCCGCCGCTGCGGGCCCGGCCCGAGGATCTGCCCACGATCGTCGGCGCGATCCTCGCCTCGCTCGGGGCCGGCGCCGACGAGGTCGCCGCGATCACCGCGCCGGAGATGATGGCGCGCATGGCCGGCAGCGCCTGGCCCGGCAACGTCCGCGAGCTGCGCAACTACCTCGAGCGCAGCCTCCCAGGCCGACGCCGCTGA